Genomic DNA from Nomascus leucogenys isolate Asia chromosome 10, Asia_NLE_v1, whole genome shotgun sequence:
tttatttgtttgttttttgagatggagtctcgccctgtcgcccaggctggagtgcagtggggcaatctcggctcactgcaaactctgcctcccaggttcacgccattctcctgcctcagcctcccaagactacaggcgcccgccaccatgcctggctaattttttgtatttttaatagagacagggtttcaccatgtcagccaggatggtctcgatctcctgaccttgtggtccacccacctcagcctcccaaagtgctgggattacaggcgtgagccaccacgcccagccaatgttTTCAGGACgtttctcttttcccttcacGAAGTGCATCTTTGattactttgcccattttttttctttttatgtgctgTTCTGTAAGAATCCTCTATAGCTCTTGGGCAGTAATTCTTTGTGCTTTTAAGTCTCATTTTCTCTCTATCTGCCACTTGCATTTTGTCTCTTATTGTGTCTTTTATTGGATGGAAAATTTGAATGCCGATATCAGACTTGTTAATCcttgtctgttttttattttttgttttttgtttgtaagACATTGTCTCTTTTGCCCaatctggaatgcagtggcacaattacagctcattgcagcctcagccttctgtgtgggctcaagtgataactcccactgcagcctctcagagtgctgggatcacaggcatgacaCCCAATGCTTGGCCATATGGTTTTTTTGGTTAAGTTTTGTTGGATCAAAGTCTGCCACACTTATGAAGGCATACTACATTATTTAAACTTTGACTTTTATGTTGCAGCCTGTATCCTTCTGAAATTTgaatacacgcacacacacacacacatatatatacacatatacatgtatatatatttaaattgccTAGAATGtagacatatatgtatgtatgtattctgAGGCAAGGgtctattttcattttaccttaaaaaatagaaagaaggctgggcacagtggctcattcctgtatttgcagcattttgggaggccgaggtgggataattgcttgaagtTTTTGAgattgaggcttcagtgaaccaaggtcacaccactgcactttagcctggatgacagagtgagacccaatcCCACTGAATGAACGAATGAAGGGACCACCAGTTGTCTTAATGTTGTGAAGTCTGAGTGGACAAGGATGGTGACAGGAAGATTGATATGTATGAAGACACTTGCAGCTATTTACAGAATGCCCTTCATCCCCTAGCCTTGGAGACTGCTTCGTACATgatccagttttttttgtttttttttttgagacagagtcttgctctgttgcccaggctggagtgcagtggcacgatctcggctcactgcaagctccgcgtcccgggttcacgccattctcctgcctcagcctcccgagtagctgggaatacaggcgcctgccaccacgcctggctaattgtttgtatttttttagtagagacggggtttcaccatgttagccagaatggtctcgatctcctgaccttgtgatctgcccaccttggcctctcaaagtgctgggattacaggcatgaccaccgtgcccagccgacatGATCCAGTTTTTATACCAACCATGCAGGGCAGTCTttgacagtttttgttttgttttgttttgttttttgagatggagtctcactctgccgcccaggctggagtgcagtggtgcgatatcagctcactgcaacctctgcctactgggttgaagtcattctcctgcctcagcctccagagtagctgggactacaggcatgtgccaccatgcctggctgatttttttgtatttttagtagagacggtgtttcaccatgttggtcaggctggtcttgaactcctgacttcaaatgatcaacccgcctctgcttcccaaagtgctggaattacaggtgtgaaccactgtgccccgCCAGGTCATTGACAGTTCTAAGACTTAGACCCAGAACTTTTAGGTCACCAGTCCTGTGCTTTGTCCTATCATGAATGCAGAACCTTGATGACAGAGCTGGGGTGAGAACTGCTCCTTCAGTGCTGTTGTAAGCTCATTGTGAAGTCAGAGCTTTGGCAATGTGTACTGATGGGCAGTGCATGACAGGGACAAGAATGCAGTGGCTGGGATGGAATTCTAGGGGGAGCAGGGATGTTTGGCCTCTGATCTCACATCTCAAACTAATCCTTTTGGTGATGATTTATCCCGAGGACCATTCCTCCTGCCTGCTCTCTAGGAAGATGAAAATGCTACATGGCTCTTTTTGAATCTGTTCTTGGTTCCATTCCTTGGCTATGATTTTACCTCTTCCTTgtataaatttgaatttaaaagagaaaacaagtagaaaaaatacACATCTTCACACCTAGCCCATCATCATTATCTGTTTCTCTTACAGATAAAGCTTCATATACCTAAGtctgcatttttcttctttttgcagtTTGGGATATGAGATTGAAAATGACAACTCGGAATTTTCCTGAGAGAGAAGTACCCTGTGATGTAGAAATGGAAAGATTCAGAAGGGAAGTTCCCTGCTTGTCCAGTTTAGGTGATGGTTGGGACTGTGAGAACCAGGAGGGACACTTGAGGCAATCAGCTTTAACTCTGGAGAAACCAGGGACTCAGGAAGCAATTTGTGAATATCCTGGTTTTGGGGAGCAGTTGATTGCAAGCTCAGACCTTCCACCATCTCAGAGAGTTCTGGCAACAAATGGTTTCCATGCACCTGACTCAAATGTTAGTGGTCTGGATTGTGACCCCGCCTTACCCAGCTATCCTAAAAGTTATGCGGGTAAGAGAACTGGTGACAGCGATGCCTGTGGAAAAGCCTTCAACCATTCCATGGAAGTTATTCATGGAAGAAATCCAGTGAGAGAGAAGCCCTACAAATACCCTGAAAGTGTTAAGTCTTTTAATCATTTTACCTCTCTTGGtcatcaaaaaataatgaaaagaggcAAGAAACTGTATGAAGGTAAGAATTTTGAGGACATCTTTACCCTGAGCTCATCACTTAATGAAAACCAGAGAAATCTCCCTGGCGAGAAACAATATAGATGTACTGAATGTGGCAAATGCTTCAAACGGAACTCTTCTCTTGTTTTGCATCACCGAACTCACACCGGAGAGAAGCCTTATACTTGTAATGAGTGTGGAAAGTCCTTCTCCAAGAACTACAACCTGATTGTGCATCAAAGGATCCACACAGGAGAGAAGCCCTACGAATGCAGTaaatgtgggaaagctttcaGTGATGGGTCAGCTCTGACGCAGCACCAGAGAATTCACACAGGCGAGAAACCTTATGAATGCCTGGAGTGTGGAAAAACCTTCAACCGAAATTCATCCTTAATTTTGCACCAAAGAACTCATACAGGGGAAAAACCATATAGATGTAACGAGTGCGGGAAACCCTTCACTGACATCTCCCACCTTACAGTGCATCTCAGAATCCACACCGGTGAGAAGCCCTATGAGTGTAGCAAATGTGGAAAGGCTTTCCGGGATGGCTCATACCTCACCCAGCATGAGAGGACTCACACTGGAGAAAAGCCCTTTGAGTGTGCAGAGTGTGGGAAATCCTTCAACAGAAACTCTCACCTCATTGTGCATCAAAAGATCCATTCtggggagaaaccctatgaatgtaaagaatgtggcaagACTTTCATTGAGAGTGCATACCTCATCAGGCACCAGAGGATTCATACTGGTGAGAAGCCCTATGGCTGCAACCAGTGTCAGAAACTTTTCAGGAATATCGCTGGCCTCATTAGGCACCAGAGGACTCATACTGGTGAGAAGCCCTATGAGTGTAAtcaatgtggcaaagccttcaggGACAGCTCCTGTCTGACCAAGCACCAGAGAATTCACACTAAGGAGACCCCATATCAGTGTCCAGAATGTGGGAAGTCCTTCAAGCAGAACTCTCACCTGGCAGTACATCAGAGACTCCATAGCAGGGAGGGTCCCAGCCAGTGTCCTCAGTGTGGAAAAACGTTCCAAAAGAGCTCATCCCTTGTTCGACATCAAAGAGCACACCTGGGAGAGCACCCCATGGAAACCTAATGGTTGGGGGCCACATGAGTCTCCCAGTCCGCTCTCACTCCTGTGTTGAGGAGGCGTGTCTTAGATCTGACTCCTCTCTGGTCAGTAGAAAAGAATCCTTTAAGCTATCCAGTGAATTGATGAATGTGAGACATTGCTGAGCCACACTGTTAAGTCTGCTCATTGGGGAACTCGGGAGACAACTTAGGATGAGGGCAGAAAAGTCTTTGGGGATGATTCAGTCTGTACCAAACATGACAGCACACACACTGGAATGAAACGTGCAAACATGGGGGTGACACTTCCCACAGAGAGAGCCTGTGAATGCATTCAGAACATGATTGGAATGAAGAGCCCTGTAGTAGGCAGTTTCCACCTTGTACATAAGCAAACACtgagtcaactttttttttttttcccagacagagtctcactgtgcagtggcacgatctccactcacagcaacctctgtctcccaggttcaagcagttctcctgcctcagcctcccaagtagctaggattacaggtgcctgccaccacgcctggctaattttttgtatttttagtagagacagtttcactattttggccaagctggtcttgaactcctgacctcatgatccacccacctcggcctcccaaagtgttgagattacaggcgtgagacactgtccGGCCTGAATCAACCTTTTTAAGTGTAATCAGAAAGAGAGGCTTTGGCAGGGGCTCTTACTGTGTTTTCTGTATCAACAAAGGTGTACAATGAGAGAGTCCACACAGTGCTCTACTGCACACACCACAGAATGTGAGATTTTCCTGTTTGAATGTATGTCTGCATTTTACTCCTGCAATAATGCTGAGGACTCGTTGCAGGAGGGCAAACTAGGTGAATAAATTACCTGTGAATGAACAATGAAGTCGTTCCTCTTAAGACTGAAACAagcaggccagacgtggtggctcacgcctgtaatcccagcactttgggaggccgaggagttcaagaccagcctggccagcatggtgaaaccccatctctaccaaaaatacccaaaattagctgggcatagtgatgtgtgcctgtaatcccagctacttgggaagctgaggcaggagaattgcttgaacctgggaggtggaggttgcagtgagctaagatcgcaccactgcactccagcctgggtgacagagcgagactccatctcaaaaaaaaaaaaaaaaaaaaaaaagactgaaacaatCTTGTGCTAAGATGGAAAGGGCTGCTTCTAACAGATGTGGTTTGTTGCTTTAGTTGTTGAAGCAAAAATACTGAGTTATTATGTTTATGTTATCACCCCACCACTACCTCCATGGTTGTTCATTTAGGATGCTTCTAATTCATCCACTGCGAACCATTATAAAGGTTTTATTGCCATgttgaaaatgtttataatatggCAAAAAGGGGCATCAAATAGAAGATTTACTATTATTCCAGCCATGTAAAAATATGTGCACATATGGATGTATGTTGAAAGTGgatgatggagaaataaaatgtggttttctTTGGGGTCTGGAATTTTGTatcatattttttctctgttaCAGATACTTGTTGGCATAATAATTTggtaataaattaaaaagtgaagCCAAAAGGAGGTTAATTTGGGGTTTCTCTGGACCTTTAGTAGTAGGGACTGGATCAGGGCAACAGGGAAGCTGTAAGTGTGGATGGAGGGGCATTGGGCAGTATCATCTCTGGAATCAGCATCCCAAAGCCCAGGGCATGAGAATAACTTCCTTCTTTGGGACTTGGGTTATAAGGGGGTGTCAGTGTAGAAGAGAGAGTGAGTCCCAGAGAATGGAGAACAGGAAGCCTGTTGAAAATTTGGGATGACTTTCGAGTGGCCCTTCCGAGGCAGTGCAGTGCTGGCCAAGTGAAAGCCAGTCAAGGTGGATGACACAGCCTTGAAGCGCCGTGAGTGGATCCCTTTTGGATTTTGCCTCTAGACAATTTCCTCTCCTGGGAGAAGGGACAGGTGTGATGATAGTGAAGATTAGTGATGAGTCAGTCCAGGACTGGGGTCAGCCAGGCCCACTGTATTAGCTGGATCAAGGTTCATGTGTATGTGACCTGGTGTCTCCATGGTGCTGGTATTCTGAGGTCTGGACCCTCAGGCCAGCTCGTGGGGGGCTTCAAGCAGCCATGCCTCCTTCCATGTGTGTCTTCTCTTTTGTCTGGCATCAGCTGTGGCCTCCATGGCACTTGCTGTCTCCCATGAGGCAGCCAACCTTGGTATGCCTCTGTTAGCTGTGTCATGGGAAGGGTGGGCAGCCAGTCCTGAGAGAGGAATGAGTAGGTAGGTAATGGAGGCATGGAGTGAAGAAGGGAAGAG
This window encodes:
- the ZNF329 gene encoding zinc finger protein 329, translating into MRLKMTTRNFPEREVPCDVEMERFRREVPCLSSLGDGWDCENQEGHLRQSALTLEKPGTQEAICEYPGFGEQLIASSDLPPSQRVLATNGFHAPDSNVSGLDCDPALPSYPKSYAGKRTGDSDACGKAFNHSMEVIHGRNPVREKPYKYPESVKSFNHFTSLGHQKIMKRGKKLYEGKNFEDIFTLSSSLNENQRNLPGEKQYRCTECGKCFKRNSSLVLHHRTHTGEKPYTCNECGKSFSKNYNLIVHQRIHTGEKPYECSKCGKAFSDGSALTQHQRIHTGEKPYECLECGKTFNRNSSLILHQRTHTGEKPYRCNECGKPFTDISHLTVHLRIHTGEKPYECSKCGKAFRDGSYLTQHERTHTGEKPFECAECGKSFNRNSHLIVHQKIHSGEKPYECKECGKTFIESAYLIRHQRIHTGEKPYGCNQCQKLFRNIAGLIRHQRTHTGEKPYECNQCGKAFRDSSCLTKHQRIHTKETPYQCPECGKSFKQNSHLAVHQRLHSREGPSQCPQCGKTFQKSSSLVRHQRAHLGEHPMET